The stretch of DNA CCGCTATTTGAAGTGTATAAAGAATATGGTGGAAAAACGATTGATTTTGGCGGCTGGGAACTTCCTGTTCAATTCTCAAGCATCAAGGAAGAACACGAAGCAGTCCGTACTAGGGCTGGTTTATTTGATGTTTCTCATATGGGGGAAGTCATCGTCACAGGACCAGACAGCTTAAACTACTTGCAAAAGATGTTAACAAACGATATTTCAAAAATTAAAAATGGCGGGGCACAGTACAACGCGATGTGCTATGAAAATGGCGGTACGGTGGATGATCTGCTTGTCTATAAACTAGAAGACAATCATTACTTACTGGTGGTAAACGCATCAAATATCGATAAGGATTATAAATGGCTTGAAGACCATTTAGAGGGAAATGTTACGATAGAAAACTTATCTGAAAAAATGGCACAGCTGGCTCTTCAAGGACCAGTTGCAGAAAAAGTTCTTCAAAAGCTTTCAGTTGACAGTGACTTAAGTGGAATTGGCTTTTTTAAATTCCAACAGGAAGTGAAATTAAACGGCAAAGTTGCACTTGTTTCACGTACTGGTTATACCGGGGAAGATGGTTTTGAAGTATATTGTGATTCCTCTGATGCGGTAGAACTTTGGAAGGCAATTTTATCCGCAGGAGAGGAAGAAGGCGTTATACCTTGTGGCTTAGGTGCAAGGGATACACTTCGATTTGAAGCAACACTTGCTCTTTATGGTCAAGAATTATCACCTGAAATTACTCCACTGGAAGCGGGAATTGGTTTTGCTGTTAAGTTAAATAAAGAAGCAGATTTTATTGGCAAAGAAGCACTTAAGCAGCAAAAAGAAAAAGGTGCATCTAGAAAATTAGTAGGTATTGAGATGATTGACCGTGGTATCCCGCGTCATGGATACCCAGTTTATAAAGGTGAGGAACTTATTGGTGAGGTAACAACTGGTACACAGTCACCATCCTTGAAAAGGAATATTGGACTTGTCCTTATTAAAAAAGAACATGCAGTTCTTGACTCTGAATTGGAAGTTGAAATTCGCGGCAAACGATTAAAGGCAAAAG from Neobacillus sp. CF12 encodes:
- the gcvT gene encoding glycine cleavage system aminomethyltransferase GcvT; its protein translation is MTELKRTPLFEVYKEYGGKTIDFGGWELPVQFSSIKEEHEAVRTRAGLFDVSHMGEVIVTGPDSLNYLQKMLTNDISKIKNGGAQYNAMCYENGGTVDDLLVYKLEDNHYLLVVNASNIDKDYKWLEDHLEGNVTIENLSEKMAQLALQGPVAEKVLQKLSVDSDLSGIGFFKFQQEVKLNGKVALVSRTGYTGEDGFEVYCDSSDAVELWKAILSAGEEEGVIPCGLGARDTLRFEATLALYGQELSPEITPLEAGIGFAVKLNKEADFIGKEALKQQKEKGASRKLVGIEMIDRGIPRHGYPVYKGEELIGEVTTGTQSPSLKRNIGLVLIKKEHAVLDSELEVEIRGKRLKAKVVSTPFYKREK